A single window of Rubripirellula lacrimiformis DNA harbors:
- the tsaB gene encoding tRNA (adenosine(37)-N6)-threonylcarbamoyltransferase complex dimerization subunit type 1 TsaB yields the protein MHGNPTSGAPSGEFAEAQHSLQLAIETTSRTGSVALFSKELVLRRVSLDPGLRTAASLAPAIAEIIQWCSDHPSLESNRLGFISVADGPGSFTGLRIGVTTAKTLAYALKIPLVSVDSLAAIAACRMAQHPSVDQVLAAIDAFRGEIFQGKFCRSQLLPPLEDLKIDKHWSADRDSTQVQSIKSFQKDLPLLAETYAFAGDAKAFGDHAQRRLESDCDAVGVGMLGLRAAIQGRLVDPMQLVPRYLKRSAAEEKAAESILPTPSSSSSSSP from the coding sequence ATTCACGGCAATCCCACCAGCGGTGCTCCCTCCGGGGAATTCGCCGAAGCACAGCATAGCCTGCAACTGGCAATCGAAACGACGTCAAGAACCGGATCGGTGGCTCTTTTTTCAAAGGAACTCGTCCTGCGGCGTGTTTCATTGGATCCTGGACTGCGAACCGCGGCCTCGTTGGCTCCTGCGATCGCGGAAATCATCCAGTGGTGCTCTGATCATCCGTCGCTGGAATCCAATCGTTTGGGGTTCATCTCCGTCGCCGATGGCCCCGGGTCGTTCACCGGGCTCCGAATCGGGGTCACGACCGCAAAAACACTGGCCTACGCGTTGAAAATCCCGCTGGTCAGCGTGGATTCGCTGGCCGCCATTGCCGCCTGCCGCATGGCCCAGCACCCCAGTGTCGATCAGGTGCTTGCAGCGATCGATGCGTTTCGTGGTGAGATCTTTCAGGGGAAATTTTGTCGCAGCCAACTTTTACCGCCGCTGGAAGATCTAAAAATCGACAAGCATTGGTCGGCCGACCGCGATTCCACCCAGGTGCAATCGATCAAGTCGTTCCAGAAAGATTTGCCGCTGCTAGCGGAAACCTACGCGTTTGCCGGCGACGCAAAAGCGTTTGGCGACCACGCCCAGCGACGACTGGAAAGTGACTGTGACGCCGTCGGAGTCGGGATGCTGGGATTGCGAGCGGCGATTCAGGGCCGATTGGTCGACCCAATGCAACTGGTACCCCGCTACCTGAAACGAAGCGCCGCCGAAGAAAAGGCCGCCGAATCGATCCTCCCAACGCCATCATCGTCGTCATCCTCATCACCGTAG
- a CDS encoding metallophosphoesterase family protein, whose translation MKRALISDIHGNLEALEAVLADIRAMSVDEIYCLGDIIGYGPNPCECLDLVIQNCKATILGNHDQAALFDPDGFNPMALQAIYWTRDQLDNGPGNSAQVNKRWDFLGELPRQVEVDEYKFVHGSPRDPTNEYVFPEYVFDTRKMEILFGKVQQYCFMGHTHLPGVFTTECEFISPDECDHHYQLGSEKVMVNVGSVGQPRDDNNKSCYVILDTDAKTLTFRRIDYDRDKTAAKIYNVPDLSDALGDRLKHGR comes from the coding sequence GTGAAGCGAGCGTTGATTAGCGACATCCACGGCAATCTCGAAGCTCTCGAGGCCGTGCTGGCCGATATCCGAGCGATGTCCGTCGACGAAATCTACTGTCTGGGTGACATCATCGGCTATGGGCCGAATCCTTGCGAGTGCCTGGACTTGGTGATTCAGAATTGCAAAGCAACGATTCTGGGCAACCACGATCAGGCAGCATTGTTTGATCCCGATGGTTTCAACCCGATGGCGTTGCAGGCGATCTATTGGACACGTGACCAGCTTGATAACGGTCCGGGCAATTCGGCTCAGGTCAACAAGCGTTGGGATTTTCTGGGCGAACTGCCGCGTCAGGTCGAAGTCGACGAGTACAAGTTTGTGCACGGATCGCCACGTGATCCGACCAACGAGTACGTGTTCCCCGAGTACGTGTTTGACACCCGCAAGATGGAAATCTTGTTCGGCAAGGTCCAACAATATTGCTTCATGGGCCACACCCACCTGCCGGGCGTGTTCACGACCGAATGCGAATTCATTTCGCCCGACGAATGTGACCACCACTATCAACTTGGCAGCGAAAAAGTGATGGTCAACGTCGGCAGCGTCGGCCAACCACGCGACGACAACAACAAGTCGTGCTATGTGATCCTTGATACTGATGCAAAGACATTGACCTTTCGACGGATCGATTACGATCGCGACAAGACGGCCGCCAAAATTTACAATGTGCCTGACCTGTCCGATGCACTTGGCGATCGGCTGAAGCACGGTCGTTAG
- a CDS encoding metallophosphoesterase family protein gives MTRTAILSDIHGNLTALEAVLADVADQNVDRIVCLGDVIGYGPAPCQCLDKVMEFDFCVLGNHDSSALFDPEGFNIAAEQAIFWTRSQIECSSDGPAASQRRMKYLCSLPRMVDEGSAMFVHGSPRSPTNEYVFPEDTQNIKKMEKLFSLIKHLCFQGHTHVPGVFTSDLRFVRPVDTGSGYSIANTNQRLMVNVGSVGQPRDGDPRSCYVVYDEDVLQFRRVEYDIEKVVKAIEAEPDLDDLLGYRLREGR, from the coding sequence GTGACACGCACCGCGATCCTAAGCGATATTCACGGAAACCTGACGGCACTCGAAGCCGTGCTTGCCGACGTAGCCGACCAGAACGTGGATCGGATCGTCTGCCTAGGCGACGTGATCGGCTACGGCCCAGCACCCTGCCAGTGTTTGGACAAGGTGATGGAGTTTGATTTCTGCGTGCTCGGAAATCACGACAGCAGCGCATTGTTTGATCCGGAAGGTTTCAACATTGCGGCCGAGCAAGCGATCTTCTGGACGCGTTCGCAAATTGAATGCAGCAGCGATGGGCCTGCGGCCAGCCAACGCCGCATGAAGTACCTCTGCTCGCTGCCTCGCATGGTCGACGAAGGGTCTGCGATGTTCGTTCACGGGTCGCCGCGAAGCCCGACCAATGAATATGTGTTCCCCGAGGACACCCAGAACATCAAGAAGATGGAAAAACTGTTTTCGCTGATCAAACACCTCTGTTTCCAGGGACACACTCACGTCCCCGGCGTGTTCACCAGTGATCTGCGGTTTGTCCGTCCGGTCGACACCGGTTCGGGATACAGCATCGCCAATACCAATCAGCGATTGATGGTCAACGTGGGCAGCGTGGGGCAGCCTCGCGATGGTGACCCACGAAGCTGCTATGTGGTTTACGACGAAGATGTGCTGCAGTTTCGCCGAGTGGAATACGACATCGAAAAAGTCGTCAAGGCGATCGAGGCTGAACCCGATCTGGATGACCTGCTGGGGTACCGGCTACGCGAAGGCAGGTAA
- a CDS encoding leucine-rich repeat domain-containing protein, translating into MQRLLTIFAAITFGSLITCSTVAADEPPAKEADAKPASIFPDANLEAAVRAEVFAKRYNDEPITPEDVANISRVVGKDKKIKDLSGLQHCKALMLLDLESNQVTDLTPIADLKRLQSVTLAGNKISDIGPLAGLTSMQLLDLSNNQVSDLKPLEKMSNLRTLYLAKNTLETIDPIAPLSKIWSLDISDNKIKDLSPVAKLGWLTTLDARGNQIESLSPIVELRELDMLLISGNKISDLNPLVEMCQKDAEGDRRFAPYLEVYLGENPIDEKAKADHITKLESFGVDIYDK; encoded by the coding sequence ATGCAACGCCTGTTGACGATTTTCGCCGCGATCACATTCGGTAGCCTGATCACTTGTTCGACCGTAGCGGCCGACGAACCGCCGGCGAAGGAAGCCGATGCTAAACCGGCTTCGATTTTTCCCGATGCGAACTTAGAGGCTGCCGTGCGAGCCGAGGTGTTCGCTAAACGCTACAACGATGAACCGATCACGCCGGAAGACGTTGCCAACATCTCGCGAGTCGTCGGCAAAGACAAGAAGATCAAAGATCTCAGTGGACTTCAGCACTGCAAGGCGCTGATGCTGTTGGACCTGGAATCCAATCAGGTAACCGACCTGACACCGATCGCGGACCTGAAACGGCTGCAATCGGTCACGCTGGCGGGCAACAAGATCAGCGACATTGGACCGCTGGCCGGCCTGACATCGATGCAACTGCTGGATCTGTCGAACAATCAGGTCAGCGACCTGAAGCCGTTGGAAAAGATGTCCAATCTGCGCACCCTGTACCTCGCGAAGAACACCCTGGAAACGATCGATCCGATCGCGCCGCTGAGCAAGATTTGGTCGTTGGACATTTCGGACAACAAGATCAAAGATCTATCGCCGGTAGCCAAACTGGGATGGCTGACCACTTTGGACGCCCGAGGAAACCAAATCGAATCGCTGTCGCCAATCGTCGAACTGCGAGAACTGGACATGCTGCTGATCTCGGGCAACAAAATTTCCGACCTGAATCCGCTGGTCGAAATGTGCCAGAAGGACGCCGAAGGTGATCGTCGGTTCGCACCCTACCTAGAGGTCTATCTGGGCGAAAACCCGATCGACGAAAAAGCGAAAGCCGATCACATCACGAAATTGGAATCGTTCGGCGTCGACATCTACGACAAGTGA